CGGCACCCCGAAGACAGGGGATGGTTCTGCGTCGAGCCATCGGCATGGACGTGGACCTGGCGAGCCGGCCGGACGAGTGGGACACCGTGCTCCTCTGGGCGTGCGAGGCTATATCCGCGCCCAGGGGGGTGCGTGCCCGATGGAGGTGGACCCTGCAAACGTTCGGCGGCTTCTTGGAGCGGGTGACGGCGGTACAGCCGAGCCCGCCCTTCTGGATGACGGCCCTGGCAGCGGTGGTGGCGCTCGGCGTGGTCGTGTATCCGACCTCGTGGCACCTCTCCCGTGGGCTGATCACGATCGCGCACGAAGGAGGGCACGCCCTCGTCGCGTTGCTCACCCGGCGCAAGCTCCAGGGCATCAAGTTGCACTCTGATACTTCTGGCGTCACGTTGACCCGGGGCCGCCCCACCGGTCCGGGCATGATCTTCACGGCGGCCGCCGGGTACGTCGCACCCTCGCTGCTCGGGCTGGGCGCGGCCTGGCTGGCCGCCGCCGGGTACGTCATGATCCTTCTCTGGACGGTGCTGGTCCTGCTCGTCTGCATGCTGCTGATGATCCGCAACGTGTTCGGCGTGGTCTCGCTGGTCACCATCGGCGGGGCCGTGTTCGCCCTGTCCTGGTTCGCCAAGCCCGACATCCAGGCCATCGGCGCGCAACTCGCCGTCTGGTTCCTGCTGATCGGCGGCATCCGCCCGATCCTGGAGCTACGGCGCAAGCGCCGCCAGGGCCGCGCGCCGGAGTCCGACGCCGACCAGCTCGCGCGCCTCACCCCGTTCCCTGGTGGCTTCTTCGTCTTTCTCTTCCTTCTGATCTCGGCAGCGGCCTTGGTGGTCGGCGCCTACCTGATGACCCCCATAGACCTCCTTGACCACCTCACCCGCCTGTGACCTCGAACAGCTCCTTGAGGCGGTCGGGAATGTCCTTGTCACCCTGAAGGTGGGCCTGGTCCACGACATCGCGCCGGACGGCGTTCTCGACATGTTCGGTTTCCAGAAATCAGTCATCTGGTCACTCATAAGATCGAGCGACGCCGCCGCGGTGGACCGCTGAGGGCAGGTGATGCGCACCCAGTGGGTAGCGCAAACCGGATACCGGGTGGCGTAGCGTACAAGTATGTCCGCCGATGTGCCGATAACTGATGCGTCAGTAACGCCTGCGAAGCCGTGGCCCATAAAGAAGCGGCTGTCCACTTCGCTCCTCTACCTCGTTTTGGCGGTCGTCCTGCTCGGTATGGCCGGGCTCGCTCTCGCCTTCGCGTGGCACATCTACACGCAGGATTATAAATACTTCGCGTTCAGCCTGTTCATCGCCGTCTGCGCGGTGCGGTGGCTCGCCTTTTTCGGGGTCGGGTATCTGTGGTTCGCCATCGGCGCCCCCTTCAGCGCCACCGATCCGTTGGCCGCCACGACGACGGCCGATCACAGCCCGGGAAGCGGCCACGGAGGCTGGTACGTGGAGGGCTCAGACGACTTCG
The Sphaerisporangium krabiense genome window above contains:
- a CDS encoding M50 family metallopeptidase, with translation MVLRRAIGMDVDLASRPDEWDTVLLWACEAISAPRGVRARWRWTLQTFGGFLERVTAVQPSPPFWMTALAAVVALGVVVYPTSWHLSRGLITIAHEGGHALVALLTRRKLQGIKLHSDTSGVTLTRGRPTGPGMIFTAAAGYVAPSLLGLGAAWLAAAGYVMILLWTVLVLLVCMLLMIRNVFGVVSLVTIGGAVFALSWFAKPDIQAIGAQLAVWFLLIGGIRPILELRRKRRQGRAPESDADQLARLTPFPGGFFVFLFLLISAAALVVGAYLMTPIDLLDHLTRL